Within the Balaenoptera acutorostrata chromosome 10, mBalAcu1.1, whole genome shotgun sequence genome, the region tttgggACATCTGTGGCTAAACGAAAATAAGTTTGGGAGGAAATACAAAGGctggttaatttaagaaaattagtaaaagttaaaatattatttttaaaatgtgtttcaccATTTGGTGAAATTTTAACTCGGATATGTATAGGTCAATAGGATTTTCTATGTTTCTAGCTCCATTCTGATCTTTCTTTAGCAGTATGTAATTTTTAGAAGTTCAGTGAAAAGCTCCTTTTTAACCCATTTAGAAGTTGGCAGTTGTGGTCATTGCTAACGTAAAGCCTTAGAAATTGACTGAGAGGAAAGCCGAGGGTTTCTTTTCCCGTTGCCTACATGATTGAGACCTGAAATTTTAACAAACGCTATCAAGAATTTAAGGTGTAAAATATGGGACTACAAAGCGTATTGCAGTACACaacatatttatacatgtatatatacatacgtatatacatgtaaatatagtTACTTTAGACTTGAATCTGAAATCTCAGGAGATTTTGGCCGCTGGATCACCGTGGGCAACTGCCTGCACAAGACCACCGTGCTGGCAGACACCGCCTGCCTCTTCACCCCGCTGGCGCTGCCCTTGGATTACTCCCACTATATCTCCCTGCCCACGGGCGTGCTGAGCCTGGCCTGCTGCACCCTCTACGGCATCTTCTGGCACTTCGACCCCTGCTGCAAGTACCTGGTGGAGTACGACGCCTACAGACTGTCCCGGCTGCCCCTGCACACACTCACCTCCTCCTCCCGGGTGGTGCTGGTCCTGAAGGACGACTTGCACAGAAAGAGACGGCACAACGCGATAGCACTGGCGGCCCTGGTGTACTATGTAAAGAAGATTTACGAGCTCTGCGCTGTATGATCGGGGCGGAGTAGGGGGAGCAGGCAGCCCGGCCCGCGAGGTGGCATAGCACCCATGCTGCTCTGTGAGGCAGCGGAGCCCGGGTAGGCATCTGGCTTCACGTTTgttattttaaaggaataacAGATCACAAGTGTaccaggggtttttttttttagctcatcACACTAAGATGTGGATTTCCGTAACCCACGGGGGCCTGAGGCTGTGGAAGTCCGACCAGGCAGCAGGATGTGATGGAAGCAATGCTACAGAGGGGATGTGAACGCGCctggttgggggcggggggtgtcgTTAAGTATGTTGTTTACCTGTACCAACCAGAAGCTATTGACCATTAACATTAtgagaatttcaaaaaaaaaaggaaaggaatgttGGCCCTTTCACCCTTAATTTACAGTTAACTCTTGTAAAGATTGCACTTAGATATTTGTAAATGCTGAAagattgtatctcaataaagagGGGAAATCTATATTATATTGATTAGTTTTAATAGAGATCTATCTTTTActatgttttaaagaaatcatgTAGTCTTAAGGCC harbors:
- the LOC102999969 gene encoding transmembrane protein 11, mitochondrial-like; the protein is MSPETSSAESGSMGVCVRSFIALGSEQTLRDFGRWITVGNCLHKTTVLADTACLFTPLALPLDYSHYISLPTGVLSLACCTLYGIFWHFDPCCKYLVEYDAYRLSRLPLHTLTSSSRVVLVLKDDLHRKRRHNAIALAALVYYVKKIYELCAV